In a single window of the Alphaproteobacteria bacterium LSUCC0684 genome:
- a CDS encoding arylmalonate decarboxylase, translating to MYESGQIITSKPRRPVLDGGRHHRAKLGFILMSTDLAAEADFMDMAPEGVGVHITRLKTEDYTTTETLSRHIEHMADAAARLQPDVKPDVVSYSCTSGSIVNGEERVFEEIRKGAPWAKPMCIVTGVVDALREIGAQKIVVGTPYLDEINTAEAEFLIKKGFDILDIQGLNLETGIEFGRVTPAYWKEFALEIDRPDADAIFLSCGGIRALEVAEEIEEATGKPVITSNQAQFWSCLRRAGIMDEIQGFGEIFKRPGTSLLPA from the coding sequence ATGTATGAATCCGGGCAGATCATTACCTCTAAACCGCGCCGCCCCGTGCTTGACGGGGGCAGGCATCACCGCGCCAAGCTCGGCTTTATCCTGATGTCCACCGATCTTGCTGCAGAGGCAGATTTTATGGACATGGCACCGGAAGGGGTCGGGGTTCATATTACCCGCCTGAAGACGGAAGACTACACCACCACCGAAACACTCTCTCGTCATATTGAACATATGGCTGATGCCGCCGCCCGGCTTCAACCGGATGTCAAACCTGATGTTGTCAGCTACAGTTGCACCAGCGGCTCGATTGTCAACGGGGAAGAACGCGTCTTTGAAGAGATCCGTAAAGGGGCACCTTGGGCAAAACCGATGTGTATCGTGACCGGGGTTGTCGATGCGTTGCGAGAGATTGGAGCACAGAAAATCGTGGTAGGCACGCCCTATCTCGATGAAATCAACACCGCCGAAGCCGAGTTTCTCATCAAGAAAGGTTTTGATATACTTGATATTCAAGGTCTTAATCTTGAAACAGGGATTGAATTCGGGCGCGTGACGCCTGCCTACTGGAAGGAGTTCGCCCTTGAGATTGATCGCCCCGATGCTGATGCGATTTTTCTTTCCTGCGGGGGGATACGGGCACTCGAAGTTGCCGAAGAGATCGAAGAGGCCACGGGCAAACCGGTGATCACTTCAAATCAGGCACAGTTCTGGAGTTGCCTGCGCCGAGCAGGTATAATGGATGAAATCCAGGGTTTCGGAGAGATCTTCAAGAGACCCGGCACATCCCTGCTGCCAGCATGA
- a CDS encoding sarcosine oxidase subunit beta family protein: protein MTRFSAWNVIKNAFNDQKGWTRQWRDPELRPEYDIVIVGGGLHGLATAYYLAKNHGIKNIAILEKGWLGGGNGGRNTTIVRSNYARPGNREFYEHSLKLWENMSHDLNYNVMFSQRSHITLLHTPGAIDTAARNYNTMRKTGTPDTELWSLDKLKETIPHLNYSPEARFPIMGAAVHKRAGTARHDAVAWGYARAADQLGVDIIQNCEVNGVTRKGGKVVSLSTSRGVVRAGKVGFAVAGNTSRLWGMADLGRLPIESHKLQAFVSEPLKPLLDQVVVFGVGGAHFYISQSDKGGMVFGGDLDWYKSYAQRGNLPIVQDVAEAAMSVLPCLGRVKLLRHWSGVMDMSMDGTFFICKTPLDNLYLNAGWNYGGFKASPASGWYFADLIANDRPHRVIENHDLKRFERGLQIDERGAGPDPKLHG from the coding sequence ATGACCAGATTTTCTGCCTGGAATGTCATCAAAAACGCCTTCAACGACCAGAAAGGCTGGACGCGGCAATGGCGTGATCCGGAACTAAGGCCCGAATATGACATCGTGATTGTCGGCGGCGGGCTGCACGGGCTGGCCACCGCCTATTATCTGGCGAAAAACCACGGGATCAAAAATATTGCGATCCTTGAAAAAGGCTGGCTTGGCGGCGGCAATGGCGGCCGCAATACCACCATCGTGCGCTCGAATTACGCCCGCCCGGGCAATCGTGAGTTTTACGAACATTCGCTGAAACTCTGGGAAAATATGAGCCATGATCTCAATTACAACGTGATGTTCAGCCAGCGATCGCATATCACGCTTCTGCATACGCCAGGCGCCATTGATACCGCGGCGCGGAATTACAATACCATGCGCAAGACCGGCACGCCGGATACCGAATTATGGAGCCTCGACAAGTTGAAGGAAACCATCCCTCATCTGAATTACAGCCCGGAGGCACGGTTTCCGATCATGGGGGCGGCGGTGCATAAAAGAGCCGGCACCGCCCGCCATGATGCCGTCGCCTGGGGCTACGCACGGGCAGCCGATCAGTTGGGCGTTGATATCATCCAGAACTGCGAAGTTAACGGCGTGACGCGTAAAGGCGGGAAGGTTGTCTCGCTCAGCACCAGTCGCGGGGTTGTCCGGGCGGGCAAAGTCGGCTTTGCAGTGGCGGGCAATACATCACGTCTCTGGGGCATGGCGGATCTAGGGCGCCTACCCATCGAATCGCACAAGCTTCAGGCTTTTGTATCGGAGCCGCTCAAACCTCTGCTTGATCAGGTCGTTGTCTTCGGTGTTGGCGGCGCGCATTTCTATATCTCCCAGTCCGATAAGGGCGGGATGGTCTTTGGCGGTGATTTAGACTGGTATAAATCCTACGCCCAGCGCGGCAATCTGCCGATTGTTCAGGATGTGGCGGAAGCCGCCATGTCTGTTTTGCCCTGCCTTGGGCGGGTGAAACTGCTGCGGCACTGGTCAGGCGTCATGGATATGTCCATGGACGGGACGTTCTTCATCTGCAAGACACCTCTTGATAACCTCTATCTCAACGCGGGCTGGAACTATGGCGGCTTCAAGGCAAGCCCGGCCTCGGGCTGGTATTTCGCTGACCTCATCGCCAATGACCGGCCGCATCGGGTGATTGAAAACCATGACCTCAAACGGTTTGAGCGCGGCTTGCAGATCGATGAACGCGGTGCCGGTCCTGACCCGAAACTCCATGGTTAG
- a CDS encoding sarcosine oxidase subunit delta: protein MIRIPCPFCGERDHSEFSYGGDGSIQYPPLDASVEAWHDAVFLRENICGVQVETWQHAQGCRMWLRVTRDTMTHEIHGVEPAHPGLAKALGVSK from the coding sequence ATGATCCGGATACCCTGCCCATTCTGCGGTGAACGCGATCATAGCGAATTCAGCTATGGCGGTGATGGATCAATTCAATATCCGCCCCTCGATGCGTCGGTGGAGGCCTGGCATGACGCGGTCTTCCTCAGGGAGAATATATGCGGCGTGCAGGTGGAAACCTGGCAGCATGCGCAGGGCTGCCGGATGTGGCTTCGGGTGACGCGTGATACCATGACCCATGAAATTCACGGCGTTGAACCTGCGCATCCGGGATTGGCTAAAGCCTTGGGGGTAAGCAAGTGA